The following nucleotide sequence is from Phaenicophaeus curvirostris isolate KB17595 chromosome 12, BPBGC_Pcur_1.0, whole genome shotgun sequence.
ACACAGAGCTCAAACTACacaaaatttttcatttgctacCACTGGGTTACTACtataatgaataaaataatgcaAGTTGGAAGCTGCTTTGGAATTGGTCCGTATAATAACATTGGAGGATATATTCTCTATACACCAACAGCCATAGTCTGTACTCAGGGAAATGCATCCTAGGTCCAGGGGACCGACTGCTTTAGACATCTCTGGCCCTGCTAGGTTCGGCCCTGTCATGAGCTGTAGAGCCTCAGGGGGTGTTGGAACAGTGCATAACTGGAAATAAACACCTTCAGAGACACCCAAGAAAGAACATGTACCCTTAACAAGGGAACAAAGCTCTAAGCCAACAgacaaaccaaaaccatttaAGTACCACGAACttacaggaataaaaataaatatctgctGGCCAAGTACCTTCACAGAAATTGAAACAATGAATCATTTCAGTAAACTctgattgaaaaaaaacattacaaatgaaatcaCTGAACAGAACTGTCAGGCAGCAATGGAGAAACTGGCTCTACTGAATCCAGGACTGCTTATTCCTCCCTAAAGGCCTGGCAAAAGAGAGATAGATTATTTTATAGTTAACCTAATTCTAGCATTATTTTTTACGTAGTTTATTTTGGGAGTGCTGCAGTGATGTTGCAGTGTAGCACTAAGTTAATTAGCATCTCCTGTACTCTTGGGCATGTGTGATAAAGTTAGCACACCCCCTTTATGAGTCACAGATCTTTTAATTGCTATTGTACTTGTCAATAGTCACCTCCTATTTCTGCAAAGTTTAGTCTTTAGTTTCCTCTAAATATAAGAACACTTTCTTACACTAGGAATTCAGGAATGCTTAACTGATCCAATGGAACACGGCTATGGTGACACATGAGTGACCCTGCAGTACGAACTCCACACAGCAGGTACTGCTTCTGGTAATCTTTTAAGAATCTTTCCTAATACCAACATAACACAAAGATTTGAAAAATATGCTTTAAGTTACCTAGAATAAATATAGTTTGGAAAAACTACACTTAATGCAATGAAACTCCTTCATTCCTCCCCTTTTCAGCAGTTTATACAGGACCGTTCACAACTGaggaagcaattaaaaaagatTAGCGATTAcctggggatttttttgggAACCTGAGGCGGTGACGAATGGATTCCTACTTGCTGTTCAGAGCTCTCTGGAGCCTTTTCCTGCATTTCTCCTTTGTCCTTCACTAGGGCATCAGCAATAGCAGACTCCACTCCGCCCTTGTTCTGATGGTCAGCCCTCGGTTCAGCCGGGGCCGGGTCACATCTGTACATGAAAACAATCGATGGCTTCTCGCTGGAGTCCGACTTAGCCTCGCTGAACCAGTGGTGACGCTGAactggaggagggggaagcatGTGTATAACGGTTCCGTCAAGACCCAccagttttcctttctccctttctttctctttgtcttcCTCATCATCAGTTTTTCTGCGGCGGAAGAAGCTTTTAAAGGATATCCAGCGTTTGGGTTTTGCATCGGCAGCTCTGCGACCTTCTGAATGAAGGATTGACTCGGCCTCTGTTGACCTGGTGGGACTGTTCGGTTTGGTCCAATTGCTGAAATGTCTTTGTAACAAGTTACTTGCGTGATAAGGCGAAGAAGTGGAGCGTGGAGGAGGAAATGGTGGTGCTTGCTCTGTTTTGGGACTTGTGGTATTTGGAGTTGCTCTCACTGGCTTTGGAGAGTGCACAGCAACTGGCTGGGAAAGCGaatctttctgcattttagCGGCAGTGTTTTCCACTGGCTTGGATGACTCCATTTCAGACTGTGATGTAAACAGAGATTTGGGTCGTACCAGGGTGTTTTTAGTAGCATCTGCATCAGGGGGTAAGGAATACAGTTCTTCTACACTACAAGACTTGGGTCCTGACTGAGGTGTTTCTGGAGGAGACTGTGGAGGCTGGATAGATGCCACAATCTGTGAAAGCACCATGCTTGCATTCTCTCTACCGCTGCTGCTGCCAACAGAAGCCTCTGGTGTTCCATCTGGTTTTGCTGCAGGCTCTTGGGTCGTCTTTTGAACTCTTGATGGGGAGCTGTGGTCAGAACTATGACTTCTCTGTGGTGATATCTGACTTTTACTAAGGCAGCTGTTAAACTCTTGGACCTTCTGAGCCACAGAACCCAGCCTGCATTCAGAGCCACCAGTGCCCCCCTTCGCCTGGGGAAATTCAGTGGGTTTACCTCCTATGGCATCAGTCATTTTGCTCTCCGTTTCTATTTCTTCATATGTGTGGCTGATGACACTGGTAGTTTTATCTTTGATGGACAGCTCTCCACTGGTCCCTAGAAAACTTTTATAGATAGCCAGGTTATCGTACGCATTCGGATTGATTACAATAGGAActttaatagcatttttagaACTCTTAGCATAAGTGGGCTCATCGTGAATGATAATAGGAAAAGGCGGCATGCCAGCATTATTGTAGCTGTTGAATTTTATCTCAGATAAATTGGGAGACTTAACTGGGATAgtttttgaagaaatgtttgTAGCTGTAGGCGAAGTAGGAGCTGACTTGTGGCTTGTTTTCCTGGGGGGAACAGAAGGTCCTGAGCTGTTACCGATTAACTCCACCTTAGGAATCTTCTGTCTTGGACTGGTACTAGAAGTCCACACTTCTTGATATCTGATTGCACTGGATTTTTTCAGATTAGTGTTTAATCGTAAAGGTGATGCTGCAGAGGATGCAATAGGTGTGCTGGGAATTACTGGTGAGCTTGGATTAGACGATGTATTTTTGGTTTCTGAGGTTTCAGAATAGTTCTCCTTACATTCATTGGTCATGGCAGCTGATACATCTACTACAGTATATGGCTTGCAAACTGGTTGTTCCATATTCACCACCCTGTAAGGTTTGGCTTGCTCTTCCACAGGCACCAAATTTACAGTTACAGCTTGACCAGCAACATCCGAAGGACTTTTATTCTCTTGCTTATCAGTCTGCACAGCAATTTTGCCATCCCTTTCTTCCAGTCGAAGTGCAAGGACTGCCTTGTGAGTTTCTAAACTTTTTGGAACATTTCTGGGAGCTTTTGATACATCCTTCACTTGTTGATTATCACACAGACTTTCATATTCTGGTTCAATCACTTTGAGATCCTGAGGAGTACTAGGAGATAACCCTCCATTACAGAGCTTCTGTGAAGAACTGCTGGTTGTTCCCGAACGAGACTCTTCTGTCAAAGAAGAATCAGGAGATGTAGAATCAGAAGACACCATGCTCTGCATGCTCTCTTGCCCATAAAGGATCACAGTCTCTTCCCCATAACCATTTAAAATTTCATCATAGCTGTCGTCATAATCTACTGCACAGATCCTCTGAAGTGACTTGTTTCTAAGGGGCACAGTATTCCATTTTTTGTCAACGCAGAACTGAACAGGAGATAGGGTGTTAGCTCTAAAATTAGCAAAGCGAGGTTGGCCTCTCATACGAATTTCCATTGCTAGCAACTCTTCATCACTTTCATCCCAGCTCTCATGCTCTTCTTGCATGCTGCCAAAAAACGTGTCATCCTCACTCTCCTCTCCACTAGAGAACTCCGGATAACAGAAGCGTCCACCTTCATTACTTATTACTTCAGTGCTTCCACTCAGAATAACGTGCTTACCATGTGAATCCTTCATTCCACCCATCATGCAGCTTGGAGGGATCTTTCTTTCTAATGACCTTTTATAACAATTATTTATTCTTCCCAAGAAGGTTTCTCTTGAGTTTGTTTCACTCCCAGTTAGCTGAGGTGTGGTATCCAGACCCGCAATCTCCTTCAAAACTTCAGTCAGTccattattattgttatttggTATCTTACCTACACCTTCATTGTTGCCGTAAGGCCTGTGAACATGGCTATAACCTTCAATTTCATCTTCATTATTATTGTTCAGTGGCTTTCTGTTCGAGATAGCTTTATTTTGGTTCCAACATGCAGGCACTGATTTGTTCTCACAATGATCTGGTGTGCTGATTTCGCCACATATGCCCTGCCCATCTACTGCCATCATGGTGGGCTTCACAGCTATGGTGGGTTTCTTTGCCACAGGCGGTCGGAAGTTTCCTGTATTTCTCCCACTACGGCTGTTACTTTGGTTTGCATTGGTTTTCAGATTTCCAtgtgagagggtttttttttcggATACTGGGGGTAGCTGATGCAAGCTTTTGGGCTTGAAGCAGTTCTTGCATTCACCAGGTTTCCAGACGTGTTCAGTGAAAGTGTTGCAAGCAGACATTTTCCCAGAGCTTTGTGCTTGTGCTGCGCTGTTCAGTGCATGGTAAGAATCTTGTCCATATGTTCCCACGCTGTTCCCTTTGTATGGCTACTGTTCTGAGCAGCGATCATCTGAAACATAAAGAGAATGAGGATAAGAATGAGGAGAAAAACAGGCTGATTGTTATATTTTCTACACCGTGAATGCCTCCGAATAAGCAAGCAGTCCTTTGCTTGATGTCTTAGCTCTTTTTACTTAAATTTACAAAACTATGTAACTGTAATGCAAAAACCAGTTGCAAATTAAACCTTTGGCAGCTAAGCCCTGTAGTTCTGAAggcagacagagagagaaacaacAATGACTGAGGATTTAGAATAATTGTCTTGATGAGTTCAGGACCATTGACCTTTAATTTCGCCCAATAAAACAGGGGACAATGAAGGATGTATCCTAGCAAGAGGATATAAAACCGAAGATTAGTGCACACTGCTCTCAACATAACTACTTGAACATGAGACAGGGAAGTAAAAGTATGTTTACCCTCCTAAATGCAATTGAGGTAATTCGTTTCAGCTTTGAGTGTGAATGAGCTCAGTTTAAGTGACAAAATACATCCAAGCAGCTCCAGACCCTGCCATTTCAGCACTCTTTTCTTCAGTCTAATGATAACTGGAAGAAGGGTTGCAGATGAGgggacaggctggactgctaCCCTGGGAAAGTCAGATAAAAATACCGGGGAAGCCTTCCTATAAAGTcactatttcttctcctttagcTTACAGTAATGGCAATAAACCATTCTGATATCCTCAAAACAAAGCTATGGATTTTTAGTCCCTGATTTGTTTCACATGTAGCGCTTCCACCTACACCCCCCTCGCCCTCCCCGAAATAACAATtgaaaaagaattgaaaatctctttcaaagtgaacctttttatttcctcaaacCATCAGCCTTAAGTAAAAACCAAACATGAATCTGCTGTGCTTTATGGTCACTGGAGTACCCAGGATTTGAGAGTTTTGTGTATTAATACCTGAAGATTTTAAGCCTTCTAAGCCAAATCCATAAGTTTGGTCTCCTTGTCACTGTTGCATAACTCATGTTATTGGAGACATTTTACTGGGGTGAGAGAATCTGTGTATCCACCACTGCTTCTGTAAACAGAGGCAATGAAAATCAATAATTTCATATTCTTACAGGCTTTGGGTAAAAATAGACTCACTGACCACATCGGTACACTGTCAGGGTACTAATAAACCCACGCAGTTAAAGATGTGGCTCTCCAGTAACTCAGCAGCAGGACGGCTGTGCTGGAACTCACCACGGGCGCAAGTGGCTTTCATCAGCGCAGCAAACAATAGAAACCATTAGCACAGCTGCCACTGGTATGAATTTGTCAGTCTCCTCACGTACCACGCGGCCTTTTGGCAAATGGCTGTCCGATGGCGGAAAGCTCTTAATAGCGCAATCCTGTTCCAACGCCAGATGGGGCTGGAGTCTAACTCCATTAGAGCCTCTTCAGACACAGTCCTGGTATGCGAGCTATCATATTTCATGCATTGACTAAATATGTTTCCAGACAAAGCTTTTTGCCAAAAAGTCATTGCCAAAAGCTTTCTCTGTATGACCTGAGATAGAAAGTCTGCCAGGTAGAGATCTGCCCAAACTTTCAGCTCTGGTTTTATACATACTGAGAAAAATGCCTTTATATTTCTTTGATCTCTGTCAAGATCTGTTGCTTCAAGACATTGtaagcagaaaaattaaattaagaaaaattctgaaatcAGAGCAAGCAAGTGCATACACTGCAATTTTATAACCTGGGTAGCTCCTTCCTTTCATGTATTTAACAAATAGAAGCAGTAAAGTTACATTAATGGGAATCTAAACtaaatgtttttagaaaatatatttctctaTAACATAAAACCTCTGAACAAACAATTTAAACAAAAGGGTTAGTGCTTGTGTGCGTGGTTTTGAAGATTTAACTGGGTGATATTATTTCTCTGAAATTGCATAAGCTgcacttgctctggaatgctaTCACAAACCAGACAGCTTTATGGCCTTCCAGGCTAAGCATTTTCTGCTAATGATGTTGGGGTAGAAATGAGAAAGTTCTCCATTGCACACCTTCCCATGACTGTGCTCTTGACTTCCTGCTGGCAGTGTGCTCGTTTGCTTGGATACTCCAATACCGATCAGTTCCCCTCTAACCCTGACGATGGCTGCACTCAACAGATGAGTGCAAACTGCAGGAAACCACAGAACCCCAGCACAATGCCCTAGTCAGAGTAAAAACTACAGCACAGTCATAGCTCAGTGCAATGTAATTCCCCATCACAAGAGGACCACCCACAGCCACTGGGCTTAAACATAACACGCATGTAGATATGTCCATGTAAATACAGACATGTAAACCGTACATAGAATATACAGAGACATCTATAGGTATTTCAGATCTTTTGCTCCTCAGCACCTGATGGAAATGGTTTAAACATGACCACGCTCTCTAACACGGTTTTTGACAGCATCTGTGAAGTAGACAAGAGCCACCAACTTCTCAGGTCTCTGAACTACAGCTGGGTTTCCAGTTGGCTTCGGTGCAGGCAGGatgagcagctcctgcagcacgCTCCCACACCGCCTGCAGCTGTAACACAGCAGAAACAGGCACCTtcaaacaagaggaaatgaagcGTAGGAAAACAATCAACAGAATTCCAACAGTGTGCTAATTCCATACCTTGAAATCAGAAGCACTCTTGTGCGATTACAAATTAAATTGCTAGTGACCTTTATATGCCTAA
It contains:
- the PEAK1 gene encoding inactive tyrosine-protein kinase PEAK1 isoform X1, which produces MSACNTFTEHVWKPGECKNCFKPKSLHQLPPVSEKKTLSHGNLKTNANQSNSRSGRNTGNFRPPVAKKPTIAVKPTMMAVDGQGICGEISTPDHCENKSVPACWNQNKAISNRKPLNNNNEDEIEGYSHVHRPYGNNEGVGKIPNNNNNGLTEVLKEIAGLDTTPQLTGSETNSRETFLGRINNCYKRSLERKIPPSCMMGGMKDSHGKHVILSGSTEVISNEGGRFCYPEFSSGEESEDDTFFGSMQEEHESWDESDEELLAMEIRMRGQPRFANFRANTLSPVQFCVDKKWNTVPLRNKSLQRICAVDYDDSYDEILNGYGEETVILYGQESMQSMVSSDSTSPDSSLTEESRSGTTSSSSQKLCNGGLSPSTPQDLKVIEPEYESLCDNQQVKDVSKAPRNVPKSLETHKAVLALRLEERDGKIAVQTDKQENKSPSDVAGQAVTVNLVPVEEQAKPYRVVNMEQPVCKPYTVVDVSAAMTNECKENYSETSETKNTSSNPSSPVIPSTPIASSAASPLRLNTNLKKSSAIRYQEVWTSSTSPRQKIPKVELIGNSSGPSVPPRKTSHKSAPTSPTATNISSKTIPVKSPNLSEIKFNSYNNAGMPPFPIIIHDEPTYAKSSKNAIKVPIVINPNAYDNLAIYKSFLGTSGELSIKDKTTSVISHTYEEIETESKMTDAIGGKPTEFPQAKGGTGGSECRLGSVAQKVQEFNSCLSKSQISPQRSHSSDHSSPSRVQKTTQEPAAKPDGTPEASVGSSSGRENASMVLSQIVASIQPPQSPPETPQSGPKSCSVEELYSLPPDADATKNTLVRPKSLFTSQSEMESSKPVENTAAKMQKDSLSQPVAVHSPKPVRATPNTTSPKTEQAPPFPPPRSTSSPYHASNLLQRHFSNWTKPNSPTRSTEAESILHSEGRRAADAKPKRWISFKSFFRRRKTDDEEDKEKEREKGKLVGLDGTVIHMLPPPPVQRHHWFSEAKSDSSEKPSIVFMYRCDPAPAEPRADHQNKGGVESAIADALVKDKGEMQEKAPESSEQQVGIHSSPPQVPKKIPSTPEHCGINGSPEFQDMIKRLKKALKEFPLMGNCVSEYSGQVPDDATLEDLSPRVPRAVFVKQDNGGSASVIPVSSVRVPQGEEEKEEASNYPDLNPCSATYSNLGQSRAAMIPPKQPRQPKGALDDAIAFGGLVDQETVNNLQPTPPPLPKKTILRANTEPTPRDLQKQALENNLCIVANPTYDIDTNWEASSACSSVSLELKVLDNESGDSLDRPAEKLRATTSATNSVSSLTTSSIKDRCSNSMESLTGRRISQTKQGKGVQKPQRQALYRGIENRDEVVGKIRSLHADSLKKLAHRCEDLFMAGQKDQLRFGVDSWSDFRLTSDKPCCEAGDAVYYPASYAKDPLNNYAVKICKSKAKESQQYYHSLSIRQSLAINFNIQQDCGHFLAEVPVRLLPWEDPDAPEVEEEEQEEEEKGPEQKNRDVPSSSEAAQKDSSSNQGTIGKPRSRVVVITREVPYLTVADFVRDSAPRHAKSPDLYERQVCLLLLQLCLGLEHLKPYHITHCDLRLENLLLVHSRPGGSPPGSESMEPSTSTACPARLIVSNFSQAKQKSHMVDPEVLRDQSRLAPEIITATQYKKCDEFQTGILIYEMLHLPNPFDENPELKEKEYTRADLPKIPCRSLYSQGLQQLASCLLNPNPSERILISEAKGILQCLLWGPREDLFHALSTSSNPARRDAVLQNWLDIKRTLLMIKFAEKSLDRDCGVILEDWLCCQYLAFATVDSLHRIVRIMQQH
- the PEAK1 gene encoding inactive tyrosine-protein kinase PEAK1 isoform X2 — encoded protein: MSACNTFTEHVWKPGECKNCFKPKSLHQLPPVSEKKTLSHGNLKTNANQSNSRSGRNTGNFRPPVAKKPTIAVKPTMMAVDGQGICGEISTPDHCENKSVPACWNQNKAISNRKPLNNNNEDEIEGYSHVHRPYGNNEGVGKIPNNNNNGLTEVLKEIAGLDTTPQLTGSETNSRETFLGRINNCYKRSLERKIPPSCMMGGMKDSHGKHVILSGSTEVISNEGGRFCYPEFSSGEESEDDTFFGSMQEEHESWDESDEELLAMEIRMRGQPRFANFRANTLSPVQFCVDKKWNTVPLRNKSLQRICAVDYDDSYDEILNGYGEETVILYGQESMQSMVSSDSTSPDSSLTEESRSGTTSSSSQKLCNGGLSPSTPQDLKVIEPEYESLCDNQQVKDVSKAPRNVPKSLETHKAVLALRLEERDGKIAVQTDKQENKSPSDVAGQAVTVNLVPVEEQAKPYRVVNMEQPVCKPYTVVDVSAAMTNECKENYSETSETKNTSSNPSSPVIPSTPIASSAASPLRLNTNLKKSSAIRYQEVWTSSTSPRQKIPKVELIGNSSGPSVPPRKTSHKSAPTSPTATNISSKTIPVKSPNLSEIKFNSYNNAGMPPFPIIIHDEPTYAKSSKNAIKVPIVINPNAYDNLAIYKSFLGTSGELSIKDKTTSVISHTYEEIETESKMTDAIGGKPTEFPQAKGGTGGSECRLGSVAQKVQEFNSCLSKSQISPQRSHSSDHSSPSRVQKTTQEPAAKPDGTPEASVGSSSGRENASMVLSQIVASIQPPQSPPETPQSGPKSCSVEELYSLPPDADATKNTLVRPKSLFTSQSEMESSKPVENTAAKMQKDSLSQPVAVHSPKPVRATPNTTSPKTEQAPPFPPPRSTSSPYHASNLLQRHFSNWTKPNSPTRSTEAESILHSEGRRAADAKPKRWISFKSFFRRRKTDDEEDKEKEREKGKLVGLDGTVIHMLPPPPVQRHHWFSEAKSDSSEKPSIVFMYRCDPAPAEPRADHQNKGGVESAIADALVKDKGEMQEKAPESSEQQVGIHSSPPQVPKKIPSQVPDDATLEDLSPRVPRAVFVKQDNGGSASVIPVSSVRVPQGEEEKEEASNYPDLNPCSATYSNLGQSRAAMIPPKQPRQPKGALDDAIAFGGLVDQETVNNLQPTPPPLPKKTILRANTEPTPRDLQKQALENNLCIVANPTYDIDTNWEASSACSSVSLELKVLDNESGDSLDRPAEKLRATTSATNSVSSLTTSSIKDRCSNSMESLTGRRISQTKQGKGVQKPQRQALYRGIENRDEVVGKIRSLHADSLKKLAHRCEDLFMAGQKDQLRFGVDSWSDFRLTSDKPCCEAGDAVYYPASYAKDPLNNYAVKICKSKAKESQQYYHSLSIRQSLAINFNIQQDCGHFLAEVPVRLLPWEDPDAPEVEEEEQEEEEKGPEQKNRDVPSSSEAAQKDSSSNQGTIGKPRSRVVVITREVPYLTVADFVRDSAPRHAKSPDLYERQVCLLLLQLCLGLEHLKPYHITHCDLRLENLLLVHSRPGGSPPGSESMEPSTSTACPARLIVSNFSQAKQKSHMVDPEVLRDQSRLAPEIITATQYKKCDEFQTGILIYEMLHLPNPFDENPELKEKEYTRADLPKIPCRSLYSQGLQQLASCLLNPNPSERILISEAKGILQCLLWGPREDLFHALSTSSNPARRDAVLQNWLDIKRTLLMIKFAEKSLDRDCGVILEDWLCCQYLAFATVDSLHRIVRIMQQH